One segment of Paenibacillus rhizovicinus DNA contains the following:
- the smpB gene encoding SsrA-binding protein SmpB — protein sequence MAKKSDGKQLAQNKKASHDYFIEDTFEAGMVLMGSEIKSVRMGKANISDAFATIRNGEIFIHNMHISFFEQGNRSNPVDPTRARKLLMHKAQIHKLLGLSKQEGYAIVPLKIYVRNGYAKLLLGLGKGKKQYDKRESAAKKDAQRDIQRALREKQKVAR from the coding sequence ATGGCGAAGAAAAGTGACGGCAAACAGCTTGCGCAGAACAAGAAGGCTTCCCATGACTATTTCATCGAGGATACCTTCGAAGCGGGCATGGTGCTGATGGGGAGCGAGATTAAGTCGGTGCGTATGGGCAAGGCGAATATTAGCGATGCGTTTGCCACCATCCGAAACGGCGAGATTTTCATCCACAACATGCATATCAGCTTTTTCGAGCAGGGTAACCGAAGCAATCCCGTCGATCCGACGAGGGCACGCAAACTGCTCATGCATAAAGCGCAGATCCACAAGCTGCTTGGCTTGTCCAAGCAAGAAGGCTATGCAATCGTACCGCTTAAGATTTACGTCCGCAATGGTTACGCGAAGCTGCTGCTCGGCCTTGGCAAAGGGAAGAAGCAGTACGACAAGCGCGAATCGGCGGCGAAGAAGGATGCGCAGCGAGACATTCAGCGCGCACTTCGCGAGAAACAGAAGGTTGCCCGTTAG